In the Campylobacter sputorum subsp. sputorum genome, GATAATGTTGTTTATTTTACATAAAATTTGCTCAATTTAGTATAAAACGGCTTCTTTTTATTGTTTTATTTATGATAAAATTACAAAAACAATAATAAAAAAGGATATTAAATGACTATAGATGAAATCATTCAACAAAGATATTCTTGTAGAGTTTTTGAAAAAAGAAAAATAGACGATAAGCTAATAAACGAAATTTTAGATCTTACAAGACTATCTCCAAGCTCTCTTGGTTTAGAGCCGTGGCATTTTATGGTAGTTAGCAAACAAGATGATATACTTGAGCTAGGAAAAATCGCAAAAGATCAAGAGCATGTGAAAAATTCCTCCCATATCATTGCAATAGTTTCAAGAAACGATATTAAGCAAAAAGATGAGTATTTGCAAAATATAATAGCTAGAAAACAGCAAGATAAAGAAAAATTTAAAAAAGTTTTGGATATTTTTGGACAAAGATTTCATACTATGAGCAAAGAAGAGATAAATCATTACTCAGCACTTCAATGCTATTTAGCTTGTGCAAATTTAGTAAATATCGCTTATTCTAAAGGCGTTCAAAGTTGCATTATAGGCGGATTTGATGTCAAAAAAGCAAATGAGTTTTTTAAATTTAACGATACTTTTAACACTGTTTTATTAATTGCCCTTGGATACGGTAGCCCAACAAGCGATAAACCAAAACTAAGAAAAAATCTAAACGAAGTTGTAACTTGGATTTAAAAATGTCGCATTAAACATTTGCGACATTTTGTATAGGAGCGTCAGCTTGTTCCATTATCCTTAGAGTTTTTACATTTTTTATTTTATTGTTATCTTTAAAAGTTGCTCTAAC is a window encoding:
- a CDS encoding nitroreductase family protein, translating into MTIDEIIQQRYSCRVFEKRKIDDKLINEILDLTRLSPSSLGLEPWHFMVVSKQDDILELGKIAKDQEHVKNSSHIIAIVSRNDIKQKDEYLQNIIARKQQDKEKFKKVLDIFGQRFHTMSKEEINHYSALQCYLACANLVNIAYSKGVQSCIIGGFDVKKANEFFKFNDTFNTVLLIALGYGSPTSDKPKLRKNLNEVVTWI